CGAAACGTACATAACTACTCGCGTGACTCTTTATAAAGAAGGCAAAAGCTTTATATGCCTTTCGCCCTTACCCTGTGTTAGCTGGAGCGTCCGGGTTTTCTTCTGGTTCCCCCCACCCGGGAGCTTCGAGTAACCGAGTCGATACACCATGACAGATACGACAATTCGAACCTACAGTGGCGAGACACAGCGGGAACAAGAACCGCGAGCCAGCGAGGACGAGCAGTGCCCCGAGTGCGGCGGCCGACTAATCTCGGACAGCGAACACGCCGAGACGGTGTGTTCGGAGTGTGGCCTGGTCGTCGAGGAAGACGAGATCGATCGCGGGCCAGAGTGGCGCGCGTTCGACTCCGCCGAGAAGGACAAGAAGTCCCGCGTCGGCGCGCCGACGACCAAGATGATGCACGACCAGGGCCTGTCCACTAACATCGGCTGGCAGGACAAAGACGCCTACGGGCGCTCGCTCTCGAGCCGTCAGCGTCAGAAGATGCAGCGCCTGCGTACCTGGAACGAGCGCTTTCGCACCCGCGACAGCAAGGAGCGCAACCTCAAGCAAGCCCTCGGCGAGATCGACCGCATGGCCAGCGCGCTCGGTCTCCCGGAGAACGTCCGTGAGACCGCCAGCGTGATCTACCGGCGAGCGCTCGACGAGGACCTACTCCCAGGACGCTCGATCGAGGGTGTCGCCACCTCGTCGCTGTACGCCGCCGCGCGACAGGCCGGGACGCCGCGCAGCCTCGACGAGATCGCCGCCGTCAGCCGCGTCGACCGGATGGAGCTGACCCGGACCTACCGATACATCGTCCGCCAGCTCAACCTCGAGATCAAGCCGGCCGACCCCGAGAGCTACGTCCCGCGGTTCATCAGCGACCTGGACCTCTCGGACGAGACCGAGCGCCGGGCGCGCGACCTGCTCGAATCGGCTCGCAAGCAGGGCGTCCACAGCGGCAAGTCGCCGGTCGGCCTCGCGGCCGCGTCGGTCTACGCCGCGGCCTTGCTGACCAACGAGAAGGTCACCCAGAACGACGTCAGCGA
This region of Natronosalvus halobius genomic DNA includes:
- a CDS encoding transcription initiation factor IIB; this encodes MTDTTIRTYSGETQREQEPRASEDEQCPECGGRLISDSEHAETVCSECGLVVEEDEIDRGPEWRAFDSAEKDKKSRVGAPTTKMMHDQGLSTNIGWQDKDAYGRSLSSRQRQKMQRLRTWNERFRTRDSKERNLKQALGEIDRMASALGLPENVRETASVIYRRALDEDLLPGRSIEGVATSSLYAAARQAGTPRSLDEIAAVSRVDRMELTRTYRYIVRQLNLEIKPADPESYVPRFISDLDLSDETERRARDLLESARKQGVHSGKSPVGLAAASVYAAALLTNEKVTQNDVSEVASISEVTIRNRYKELLEASDTMTV